A window of the Scophthalmus maximus strain ysfricsl-2021 chromosome 8, ASM2237912v1, whole genome shotgun sequence genome harbors these coding sequences:
- the nol11 gene encoding nucleolar protein 11-like has translation MAALYEGYTLCGLVPTQDLSNSCIRGIEQERDSDHVLVTDSTRSVTLYKVSDQKPLGSWTVKQGQTLTCSAVFNSQTKEYVAVSDNKMIRIWKEEDILLDKAFKATVSSDIWRVQSVNGGEPVVLFQRGAVRLLDSLLSAPQQPIEEVLAQEEAIRWSTNIVAETQQFVIFTTEQKGDNFLYLQGLNPNTLQRYRLEGEEPGLIPLSFSASYRDKHICLLYLYPNGHVYQSVVPVRGLGTEEGTHALPLPRSLQMALPVGEGLLEAATALVLDEAHVAVVGVPHPSAGAGKDFLCIWNTNFQTLQAGKEMAGKIYGQLWCYSNKLFIPHGKTLSVIPFVCPKSSLASALGKLRQAKTEESKAPASVPSWNNILHEEKAQPSRTVETRKTRSNRKTQSTPCLTTDQVLEFIKTAPVEDVQKEVEGLLSRSDMQDSQPSVGQLVSILVSRSLSDPAFYTPSTLAQLVQTQCLCHSVCPDFVLLALERKDYFLCQLCLQFFPDIPEAVTCACLKAFISMPDVDAEKASLDPDSISFMETVTSRERGQVGLQNGFNSTSLNEESSDGVSGGDAITEDEEKPSTRSEQNCPVGLHKAVLLNEVLQTAYSDSFLLPHLKDLSSQHVVLFLQYLQFLYLKYSQDAFPQTHGLRSPSLAQIMDWVCLVLDAHFTVLVMTPEAKGLLLNLHNYVKSQVRLVSELGKIESSLQALHQMKVKKDVGQYSIEVIELF, from the exons ATGGCCGCGCTGTACGAGGGGTACACGTTGTGCGGACTTGTTCCAACGCAAGATCTTTCAAACTCATGCATTCGGGGCATCGAGCAGGAGAGGGACAGCGACCATGTCCTCGTCACGGACTCCACCAGATCCGTCACGCTGTACAAG GTGTCGGACCAGAAGCCGCTGGGCAGCTGGACCGTCAAACAAGGTCAAACTCTGACCTGTTCAGCAGTCTTCAACTCACAGACCAAGGAATACGTGGCCGTCTCGGACAACAAG ATGATCAGAATTTGGAAGGAAGAGGACATACTCTTAGACAAGGCCTTCAAGGCAACA GTGTCATCGGATATCTGGAGGGTTCAGAGTGTAAATGGAGGGGAGCCTGTAGTCTTGTTCCAGAGAGGAGCTGTGAGACTGCTGGACTCACTGCTTTCTGCTCCTCAGCAGCCCATAGAGGAAGTTCTGGCTCAAGAAGAGGCCATTAG GTGGAGCACCAACATAGTGGCAGAGACGCAGCAGTTTGTCATCTTCACAACTGAACAG AAAGGAGATAATTTCCTCTACCTGCAGGGATTGAACCCTAACACCCTACAGCGGTACCGGCTGGAGGGCGAAGAGCCTGGTCTCATCCCGCTCAGCTTCTCAGCCTCCTACAGGGATAAACACATCTGCCTGCTTTATCTCT ACCCTAACGGTCACGTGTACCAGAGTGTAGTCCCCGTACGAGGCCTGGGGACTGAAGAGGGGACTCACGCCCTTCCACTTCCCCGTAGCCTGCAGATGGCTCTTCCTGTTGGCGAGGGCCTACTGGAGGCGGCAACAGCACTCGTCCTCGATGAAGCCCACGTAGCTGTTGTTGGGGTTCCACACCCTTCTGCTGGAGCTGGTAAAG ACTTTCTCTGCATCTGGAATACCAATTTCCAGACGCTTCAGGCAGGAAAAGAGATGGCGGGTAAAATCTATGGACAG CTATGGTGTTATTCCAACAAGTTATTCATTCCACATGGGAAAACCCTCTCTGTTATACCCTTTGTGTGCCCCAAATCCTCCCTGGCCTCTGCACTGGGAAAACTAAGGCAGGCCAAGACTGAAG AGTCCAAAGCTCCCGCTTCTGTACCGTCTTGGAATAACATTCTGCACGAGGAGAAAGCTCAGCCCTCCAGAACAGTGGAGACCAGGAAGACG AGATCAAACCGTAAAACTCAATCAACACCTTGTCTAACAACTGATCAGGTTCTGGAGTTCATCAAG ACGGCACCAGTAGAAGATGTCCAGAAGGAAGTGGAGGGGCTTCTATCCAGATCAGACATGCAGGACTCGCAGCCCTCAGTGGGGCAGTTGGTATCGATCCTTGTGTCCCGTAGCCTGAGTGATCCGGCCTTCTACACCCCGAGCACCCTGGCACAGCTAGTGCAGACTCAATGCCTCTGCCACAG TGTGTGTCCTGACTTTGTACTGTTGGCCCTGGAGAGGAAGGATTACTTCCTTTGTCAACTCTGCTTGCAGTTCTTCCCTGACATCCCTGAAGCTGTCACCTGTGCCTGCCTCAAGGCCTTCATCag CATGCCAGACGTTGATGCAGAGAAAGCTAGTCTGGACCCTGACAGCATCTCCTTCATGGAAACTGTCACCTCGAGGGAGCGTGGCCAGGTTGGCCTGCAAAATGGTTTCAACTCCACCTCCTTGAACGAGGAGAGCTCAGATGGCGTCAGTGGAGGTGATGCCATCacagaagacgaagagaagCCCTCAACTCGATCAGAACAGAACTGTCCAGTGGGATTACACAAGGCTGTTCTACT AAACGAGGTCTTGCAGACGGCGTACAGTGACTCGTTCCTCCTCCCACACCTAAAGGATCTCTCCTCCCAGCATGTTGTC CTTTTCCTCCAGTACCTGCAGTTCCTCTACCTAAAATATTCCCAAGATGCTTTCCCACAGACGCATGGATTGAGATCACCAAGTCTGGCTCAG ATCATGGATTGGGTATGCTTGGTGCTGGATGCCCATTTTACAGTTCTAGTGATGACTCCAGAGGCCAAAGGCTTATTGCTGAACCTCCACAACTATGTGAAGTCACAG GTGAGACTGGTGTCTGAGCTTGGAAAGATCGAAAGCAGCCTCCAAGCGCTCCATCAGATGAAAGTGAAGAAAGACGTTGGACAATACTCCATTGAAGTCATTGAGCTCTTTTAG
- the LOC118312593 gene encoding beta-2-glycoprotein 1, translating to MEFMLTLFLLSPFVFSTAATDEPDNVCFRPDLAANIEMDGVQRYFNPGADLALSCKQGFTPMLGPRKIVCTAKGEWTKTRFMCRPKLCPYPDQLSNGEVYYEDTVYQSTINYTCHEGYSLTGASTAVCQADGTWSTLVPECKPVSCDLAPIPQFGMIIYDKTIRGNTTDYGVSGTYRCLPPYVLIGNSRAECTARGTWTETPECRVVTCPPPENIDKGYLSNNEQRDFDFMETVKYGCHGDFVLEGSLQIVCQKDGHWSEKPSCKAPCGVGIERGRILYKGQKLWIKDLLPRRVLHKEIVSIYCMNKARVCGYAVQTQCIDGNLIIPGCFKQPTAVDYNLYSSSLPSEIEQC from the exons ATGGAATTCATGCTGACGTTGTTTCTGCTAAGTCCATTTGTATTTTCTACCGCCGCGACAGACGAACCAGACAATG TATGTTTCAGACCTGACCTGGCTGCCAACATTGAGATGGATGGAGTCCAGAGGTACTTCAACCCCGGGGCGGACTTAGCTCTGTCCTGTAAACAGGGATTCACCCCCATGCTCGGCCCCCGGAAGATTGTTTGCACTGCGAAAGGAGAATGGACAAAAACCCGATTCATGTGCAGAC CAAAACTGTGTCCCTATCCTGATCAACTGTCCAATGGAGAAGTGTACTATGAGGATACTGTGTACCAGAGTACGATCAACTACACTTGTCATGAAGG GTATTCCTTGACTGGGGCCAGCACTGCTGTGTGCCAAGCAGATGGAACATGGAGCACACTGGTACCAGAGTGCAAGC CTGTGTCCTGTGACCTTGCTCCGATCCCACAGTTTGGTATGATTATCTATGACAAGACGATAAGAGGGAACACCACGGATTATGGCGTCTCAGGGACGTACAGGTGCCTGCCGCCGTACGTACTAATTGGCAATTCGAGAGCAGAGTGCACTGCCAGAGGCACCTGGACCGAGACACCGGAATGTCGAG TGGTGACGTGCCCTCCACCGGAGAACATTGACAAAGGCTACTTGTCAAACAACGAACAGAGAGACTTCGACTTCATGGAAACAGTCAAGTATGGCTGCCATGGAGATTTTGTGCTGGAAGGAAGCCTGCAGATTGTTTGTCAGAAAGATGGGCATTGGTCTGAAAAGCCATCCTGCAAAG CTCCTTGCGGTGTTGGCATAGAGAGGGGGAGGATACTTTACAAAGGACAAAAACTCTGGATTAAAGACCTGCTTCCTCGCAGAGTCTTACACAAAGAAATTGTCTCAATCTACTGCATGAACAAGGCCAGGGTGTGTGGTTACGCAGTGCAAACGCAGTGCATCGACGGAAACCTCATAATACCTGGATGCTTTAAAC AGCCCACCGCTGTTGATTACAACCTTTATTCAAGTTCGCTTCCATCAGAAATCGAACAGTgctga
- the LOC118313208 gene encoding beta-2-glycoprotein 1 — MMASTLAVLLLCQTVLYTSVTSKKVCGHPPTTDGISESTLKLVYEVGEEVTLTCEQGYLPSTTAPRRISCTATGEWTQSNLACSPKMCPIPRPLQPLAMGRTEAPFKSVLNYTCDDGYVMLGANESSCLHNGTWSDPPPLCKAVNCPLPKPLRDGRIVHDKPVTGATTMYGQGWTYECNPPKAPSYERGSCMADGSASEPPVCREVSCTIPVGIPNGFITFAVMRIHGYKEKVKYGCNENYILDGEAEIQCQNTGHWSSKPVCRAPCKVGIKRGRILYNAKKLWIADLKPNRVLHGEHVVFYCLNRAERCGYPVASTCHDGTLPLPECFEEPGRVEYTLRPKTLPSEIPVCAASPSASTTSPAGPARPA; from the exons ATGATGGCTTCAACTTTGGCTGTGTTGCTCCTCTGCCAAACAGTTTTGTACACATCTGTAACATCAAagaaag TTTGTGGCCACCCACCGACCACTGACGGGATCAGTGAGTCGACCCTGAAGCTTGTGTACGAGGTTGGAGAGGAGGTGACCCTCACATGCGAACAGGGGTACTTGCCCTCGACGACGGCCCCTCGGCGGATAAGCTGCACCGCCACAGGAGAGTGGACCCAGTCCAATTTGGCATGTTCCC CTAAGATGTGCCCGATCCCCAGACCCCTGCAGCCCTTAGCGATGGGCAGAACTGAAGCTCCATTCAAGAGTGTGCTCAACTACACGTGTGACGATGG GTACGTCATGCTAGGAGCCAATGAAAGCAGCTGTTTACACAATGGTACCTGGAGCGATCCACCACCTCTCTGCAAAG CGGTGAATTGCCCTCTGCCCAAGCCACTTAGAGACGGAAGAATTGTCCACGATAAGCCAGTTACTGGAGCCACCACCATGTATGGCCAAGGCTGGACGTATGAGTGTAACCCACCGAAAGCACCCAGTTATGAGAGGGGATCCTGCATGGCGGACGGAAGTGCCTCTGAGCCTCCAGTGTGCCGAG AGGTGAGCTGCACCATTCCGGTGGGTATCCCAAACGGCTTCATCACCTTTGCTGTGATGAGAATACATGGCTACAAGGAGAAGGTTAAATACGGCTGCAATGAGAACTACATCCTGGACGGCGAGGCAGAGATACAGTGCCAGAACACGGGACACTGGTCTTCCAAGCCGGTCTGCAGAG CTCCCTGCAAAGTTGGCATCAAACGAGGCCGCATTCTCTACAATGCCAAGAAGCTGTGGATCGCAGACCTGAAACCCAACAGGGTCCTCCACGGAGAACACGTTGTCTTCTATTGTCTGAACAGGGCTGAGAGGTGTGGCTATCCCGTGGCCAGCACCTGTCATGATGGAACCCTCCCCCTCCCGGAGTGCTTCGAGG AACCGGGCAGGGTGGAATACACCTTAAGGCCCAAAACCCTTCCGTCTGAAATCCCAGTGTGCGCTGCTTCACCCTCTGCCAGCACCACGAGCCCAGCAGGCCCTGCCAGACCTGCATAA